In the Bacteroidales bacterium genome, GTTATTGCCATCGGAGCTTATTCCTATACCCGAAGGACTGCCAGGCGTTGTTAATACCCCTTTCCATGTTTTTCCTCCGTCAATTGTTTTATATACATTCCCCCATGTCCAGCCACCGCTTATATAACCCGTATTCTGATCGGTAAAAACAATGTTTTCGGCATAATCAGTACTTACCCGGGGGCCTGATGTCCATGTTACTCCCCCATCGATTGATACAAGTATTCTGCCATCTTCGCAAACCAGAAATCCATGATTCTCATCCGTAAATGTAATATCCGTAAACCAGGAAAACTGAAAATCGTCCATATTGATATTGGTCCAGGTTTTACCTCCATCGCTGGTGGTTGCCAGGTAATTATAGCGTCCGATAATATATCCTTTCTGCTCATTCAGAAAAAACAACGAGTATAAATCATCGCTATATCCCTGTCGGATTTTTATCCAATGGTGGCCCCCATCATCCGTCCTGTAAACATTACCATTTTTATCAGCAATGAATCCTGTGGAAGCGGAAATAAACTGCATCTTTGCCGCAGGATAAGAGGGTATCGGAAACCACGTTGTGCCTCCGTTTTCAGTCTTCAGCATGATATTTTGGGAAAGGATATATCCCACATCATTTGAAACAAATTGTATTTCATTTATCGATTGCTTTATCCCGCTTTTCACCAGCTGCCATGTTGTGCCGTTATCACCCGATCGTATAATAATTCCCTCTTCGCCGACAGCAAAAATTTCCTGATTATCTTTCAGTACGATTTTATTTAAGCCATAACTTAGACTATAAAAATCCTTACCGCACCCAAGGATATTTTTCGGTTCATTTTTTATCCTGATTGTGAAATATTTCTCAATGGCGTGTCCTGAATTACTTTCAGCATGCACCCTGATAACATGGGTTGACTGCGTTTCAAAATCAAGCCGTGAACGGGTGATCAGTTTATTATCGCTTATAACAAATTTGTTATTATCTTCATCACCCAAACCACTAACAAGACTAAACGTGTAATCTTCCTGATCATCCTTTACAGTAAATAATCCGACTGTTGTTCCGGGATCAGAAAGTTCACTTATTTCATCTGACGAAAGCTCCAGGGTATCCTGTACAGGTAAATCATGAGTATAAGAAAAATTAAGCGAAGAAACGGATGTTAAATCAGTTGATTCTGCAGCCAACGCATTGCCTTTCAGATTTACACTGATAGTGCTTTCGTTATTGTCATTGCTGGAAATTCTTAAAACCTCTGATTTTGGTCCTTCTGATTCCGGTATATAAACTAATTGAAATGATTTACTTTTACCTGCCTCAATCATACATGGTATTGCATTGGTAAAGAAGCTTTTACCTGAAAGATTTACCTCTGAAATGAATAATTCATTAAGTCCTCTATTGCTGATAATCAAATTTCTTGAATCGGATATATCCACATGACGGTCGCCAAAATCGACAGTTGAACCTGATGAGATTTCACTCCAGCCAATTTCAACATGAATATCAGGCTTGCGAAGAGTATTCCAGAGAACATAATTATAATTTTCAGGCGCTGTATAAAAATATAAAAGGCTGCCTGCATTTCTAAAATTTTTTATGCCTTCATAACTGGCACCCACGTCGGCAAATAACCGGGTACCTGTTGATGTTCCATCGGAATACCATAATTCATTTTCATGACTGAAAAATAATAAACTGTCAGAAACAACCATCCTGCTTCTGTTTTGAACAGATACATCCGAAACCATTTTTGTGCCTACAGAAGTGCCGTCCGATTTCCACAAGGAATAACCGGTTGTTTCACCACCATTAAAAAACAAATTGCCCTGATAGGATATAAAACTCCCAATATCCGATTCATAACTATAGTAAATCCAATTAAAGCTCTTTACAAGGATAGTCCCTTCCTCAGTTCCATCCGTCTTCCAGAGCTGATTCTTATAATTGTCCGATGGCGACTCTACTCTGATTGAGAAGTACAAATCATTACCCACAGTGGTAAAATTACCGATTTGCTGGGAAGATCCTGAGAACACTTTCAACAGAGTAAATTCCGTATCACCGGGATTCAGTACATAAAACCGTATTGTTTCATTATATGTAGTATTCGTAACCAGATACAACTTATTATTGCATGTAGCCACTGGCTTTACAGTATAATAATCATCAACCTGCACGATTTCTGTTCCTTCCTTTGTGCCATCGGTTTGCCAAAGTTCAACAGGCCCCCTGTTTTTTATGAAAAATAACTTGTCACTTGTGGCTGTGAGGTTTGATAATGAAATATAATCCGATATAGCCACACGGTTTGTATTTTCTATTGTACCGTCAGTTTTCCACAAGTTGGAACCGTATAGTGTATCGGCAGCTGTAAAAAAAAGCATCCCTTTAAAGGCAATAAAATTACCGGGATTGGATCCCTTATCATTTGAATACCCTTCCGGACGGAAGTTTTCAAACATTTTAGTTCCTTCAGCGGTTCCATCGGATTTCCATAGTTCCTGTCCGTGTATTCCGTCATCAGCTGAGAAATACAATTCGTTTTTATAAACGAAAAGCCTTGCGGGATTGCTTCCATAAAACCCCTGGTTAATATCTCTGAGCATGTAAGTGCCTTCCGGACTTCCATCAGTTCTCCACAATTCGCTTCCGTTTGTTCCGTCATCAGCTGAAAAATACAGGATATCTCCGATTGCTGCCATTTCACCAACCGATATGAAATGCCTGATCGGATTTTGGCCGTTTGTTGTTAAAGCTGGCAATAAAATAATGGCAAGGATCAGTAACGATTTTTTCATTGCACCGAATATTTTATAATTTTTATGTCCCTCATATTTTGATCAGGAAAGTGCAGAAAGTAGATTCCCGGCTTGAAATATTCCACATTGATTTGGTTATTTCCTTTAACCAATTGCCATTGACCCATTGTATTTCCGCTGATATCATATATTATGACTTTTAAATGGCTCATCAGTGGATTCTCGATGAAGAAAACATTCTCTACGGGATTAGGGTATTCCTTTATCAAAACAGCATTCTGCATGGGGTTAATCTTGGTACCAACATCCAATGTTACCCTGATTGTATCAGAACTCGAACAATTGGAAATTTTTGAAATGACTCTTACGAAATACATATGAGTTCCGGGAGTAATATCGTTTCCGAATATATTCCGGTATTGATCAGTGGAGTAATTGTCCCAGTAATACGACACCGGAGTGTCATAAGCTCCTGCATCAAGAGTAAGGATTGAATTCGGAATTATTGAAATGTCTTCACCCAGGTTAACTTCAGGAAAAGGAATAATCCTGACAGGTTTTGAAACCGTATCGGTTCCGGAACCGGAGTAAATGATCGACGATATATAATATTCTCCTGCCTCAGCATATGTATGCTTTGCTGTTACCTGCCCGGATGAATTGCCGTCACCGAAATCCCAAAAAACGGAATCTGCTATACCAGGTGAACCAAGCAGGAATACCGTCTCTCTTCCTAAGCAATCGTTGTAACATTTTATATCCTGCAAAACAGTGTATTTAACCGTGTCCGTTCCTGTGCAATGGTCCGCATTGGTGACGCGCACAAACACTTTGTATGTGCCGGGTAAAGAAGAACTTCCGTTAATATACTTATATCTGAAGGTTGAATTATCGTTCCACAAATAGGTAGTCGTATGACCAAAAAACCCGGCGTCCAGTGATAAGTAATCAAAACCCGTAAGGGTTGTATCATTACCCAGGTTCACTTCAGGAGCCGGTTTTGTGGCAATATTAATTTCATCTTTAGTGATGCAATTATATTCATTTGTTACCTGAAGCCAGAATTTTCCTTCACCAGTAACCAAAAATGACATTTCTTTTGATCCGTTGTGCCATAAACGATCATTCCCGGCATTATTTTGTCCCGCATTTAACCGGATTACCGAATTACTGCAAATGGTGGTGTCTTTACCCAGGTTTACTACCGGGGAAGGATTCACAAAAACGTTAATTGAATCAGATTGAATACAACCAAAACTGTTGCTGACCTGTACACTATATATTCCCGTATTCTTAGCCTGAAAATATTTCAAATGACTTCCATCGTGCCATGTAATATTGCTGTATTTACCTCTCAGGGTGAATAAATGACCGGAACAAACGGCAGTATCATTGCCAAGACTTACTACTGGTAATTCATGGATAACGACCGGCTTGTAAAGAGTGTCCGTTTTTTCGGGATAATACACGATTAAGCGGGTATTATAATTCCCGGGGTTGCTGTATTTATGAACCGGATTTAACATTTTACCGGATGTATGATCTCCAAAATCCCAATCAACCGAATCAATCCCTATGGTATTCGAAATGATGTAAGATATATTTTCTCCTGGACAGGATCCGTGAACTGAATAATTTGTTTTAAAAAAATAGTTCTGAATATAATGAGGAAACAAATCGGTAATAGCATCAGCACCTTCAAGGTAAAGGCCCAATTCAACTGCTTCACAATGGGCACTGTCTTCATTTGGTTTTGATATCGTGCCTAAATACATAGTTCCGTCATACCCTCCGCCCCCCTTGGTAATATATATAACTCCATCGGGGCCCAGCTGCATGTATTCTAACGATGTAATGTGATTCATTAAAACAACCTTCCGGGAAGCAAGAATGGAATCATAATTATCAGGGTAGACTTTAAACTGGTACAATGTGCCAATGCTTCCGGACTCATATGCATAAAGCTTTACCGCATCAGGCGAAAATTCAATACCATGACAACCCTGGTATGGCAAAAGAAAACTCATGGCATTTGACAATTTGCCCGTTTCATTATTGAAATCAAACAAGTCAAAACCCTCACCCTGTCTCCAGGTATTATAACTTACGGCAACTTTCCTGCCATCGGGCGAACCTTTTAATTGGCCTTCAAAAGATGAATCATGAATTTTGCCGAGAGTGCTCACAACGGGCTTTTCAGATACTCCATCATCGGTTATCAGAAAGGCATAGTAAGAGTTCGATTGAATCCGATGGGTAATAACCCAAACATCATGCCGGTTTGCATGATACAAAGCCGTAATCTGGTTTCCGGTGGAATCAATAAGCCTAATTCCTTTACGCAGTATTTTACCATTTCCTTCATTTGCCGACATGTCTGCTTCTGAGAAATACAATCCCGCAAATTCATTTCCGTTATAGGGATTCATGTTAAATATAAAGTACCTGTCAGCATTTCCGGGTGCAGGTATGATCAAGGATGCCCTGAGAGATGTGCCTAAATAATCCGGATTCAGAAGGCTATCACCATTTTCAATCAGCTCATTATTCCGGTTCCACACATTGATTCCATTCGAATACAGAATAAGGTTGCCATCGGCATCACAAATTGATGCGTATCCATTTGAACGGTAATCAGCAAGGTTATTCCTCTCAACAAAAGCGGAATCTTTTTCGAAGTTTATTGTAAACTCATTAAATACCCATTTACTGGCAAAGTTTTGGGCAATTATGAATTGATTCTGAACCACAAGAAATACTAAAGGAAGTATGCGGCAACAGTAATTTCTGATAGACATTTTCAAATAAGTTATGTTTTGGGTATATAAATATAGCAATTACCCGGCAAAAAGCAAAAGATTGCTTCGCCCCACTAATGACGACTTGTTTTTTCTCTCGCAGATTTCGCAGCCGAGCCCCAGCTCACCTCCAACCCAGCTCCGGGGCGACAAACTTCAGAATGGATGACAATACATGAATATTATACTCAACCCCTAACGTATTGGGTATGGTCAATAGTAGCGTATCGGCTTCCTTTATCGCTTCGTCCTCGGCCAAGTCCTTAATCAGTTCATCCGGTTCTGCCGCATAACTTCTTCCGAAAATGGCCCGTTTGCCTGGCTCAATAAAACCGATTTGGTCATTACGTTCTGCTTCCTGTCCGAAGTAATACCTGTCCTGGTCATTCACCAGCGCAAAAACGGACCGGCTTACCGACACCCGCGGCTCACGCTTATGTCCGGCCTTTTTCCAGGCTTCCTTGTAAAGTCTGATTTGCTCTGCCTGTTGGATATGGAATGGTTTTCCGCTCTCGTCAAATTTGAGTGTGGAGCTTTGCAGGTTCATCCCGTTTTCTGCCGCCCATACGGCAGTTGCATTGGAAGCAGCGCCCCACCAGATGCGGTCGCGCAATCCTTCAGAATGGGGTTCCAGTCGTAACAAGCCGGGAGGATTCGGGAACATGGGACGGGGATTGGGTTCAGCAAATCCGATACCACTCAGCTTATCCAGAAATAGTAAGGCTTTATCCCTGGCCATTTCGGCATCTGTTTCTCCATCGGCAGGTTCATAACCAAAATAGCGCCATCCGTCTATTACCTGCTCCGGCGAACCCCTGCTGATTCCCAGCTGGAGTCTTCCTCCCGATATCAGATCCGCTGCACCTGCATCTTCGATCATGTAAAACGGATTTTCATAACGCATATCAATCACGGCTGTCCCTATTTCAATCTTTTTTGTCCTGGCACCGATGGCAGACAATAAAGGAAACGGAGATCCAAGTTGGGCCGCGTAATGATGCACCCTGAAATATGCACCGTCAAGTCCCATTTCTTCACATGCAACAGCCAGATCAATGGATTGAAGCAATGCATCACTTGCCGTGCGTACATTATAACCCGGCCGGTTGGCCCAGTGTCCGAATGATAAAAAGCCTATTTTTTTCATAGAGTAATTGCAGAACAACAGAGGGCTATGAAAAGTTCATTGAGGGAATTCCCTTATTGCATCTCCGTGATATTCCTATTCAATCCTGTTGTTTTTCCTGATATCCATTCAGCACCTGTTCCGTTTAAGAAAATCGGTAACCCTTGTTACAAATGGACCGGATGAGAAACGCATTTACTAAAAAACATTGAAATGAATAAAATTATATTACAAACGCTGATTACTTTCGGATTGGGCATTCCTGTTTCTGTAATCTTATTGAATTTTATGTTCAGGAAGTCATTGCTTTATAAGATTATGTCATTGTGGGTTACCAATATCTTCGTTGTCATAGCCAATACAAAAATGACTGATGCCTTTCCGGACAGCTATCCGCAGTATTTATCACTGCCGACAGGTGCCCTGATTACCATTTTCCTGGCTTACCAGATATACCGGCTTATAAAGAAGCCTTTCGACAGATCTATAGCCAACGTGGAAAGCCTTGCTGAAGGGAACCTTCAAATTGCCATCTCAAAAAGCATGGAAAACCGCAACGATGAATTGGGAAAACTGGCAAGGTCAATCAGGATGCTGTCTGAAAATCTTAACGGGATAATACAAGGACTTCAGAATAGTTCCAACGAGATTTCCACTCTAGGTCAGCAGTTAAATTCAACATCACAGATGCTGGCCAGCGGTGCAAGTCAGCAGGCAGTATCACTTGAAGAGATAAGCGCTTCAATGGAAGAAATGGCTGTAAATATTGAAAATAGTTCGGTAAATGCCGCGCAAACAGAAAAGATAGCAGAAAATGCAAACGAGAATGTAAAAAGGGGGAATGATTCCGCACTGGTCGCCCTGAAAGCCATGAATGATGTAGTTGAAAAAATCAGGATTATCAATGATATCGCATCCCAAACCAATCTTTTATCGCTCAATGCCGCCGTTGAAGCTGCCCGGGCAGGAGAACACGGCCGTGGTTTTGCAGTTGTGGCAGCAGAGGTCAGAAGACTTGCCACTCTGAGTAAGGAAGCCGCTGATAAAATTGAGGTGGTTTCAAGAAATGGTGTAAGGATTTCAGAAGAAGCAAGCGATCAATTGATAGAGGTTATTCCCCTTATGGAAAAAACAACTGGTTTAATTAAAGAGATTGCCACAGCCAGTGCTGAACAGAATGTCGGAACCGGACAAATCAATCACGCTTTACAGGAATTAAACAACCTCACTCAAAAGAATGCCAAGAGCGCTGAAGAAATGGCTTCAGGTGCAGGAATTCTTGCAGAACAAGCAGAAACGCTGACAAAACTGATGAAGCATTTCCGGACGGCAAAGGCTGTTAGTCTGTAGTCTGTTAGTCTGAAGCCTGTTAGTCTGTTAGTCTGTTAGTAAGAAAACTTATCACGGTATATCAGGCATCCAGTATCCAGTATCCGGCATCCGGCATCCGGCATTCCATTCAATTGCCCCGGACTTCAGGCCGGGGTTTGCTATCCTTTGAGTACCCTCCTGTTTATGGCTTTAGCTATCACAGAAAACCACGGAAAAGGCACCGAAAAAAGTGTAATATCTGTGAGAAATTGTGATATCTGTCAGAAATGTTTTGAACTTATTAAAACTACGCCGGTTGATAACTATAAGAGCGCTGTAAAAGGCGTGGTTACTTATGTTCAACTAAAACCAGTTATATGAAATCTACTATTTTAAAATCCGGCTTCCTGCTTCTGTTCATTATGGCTTGTGCCGGCATTTCAGCACAGTATGCCATTCGTCCTTATGTCGGAATGAATAATTCGACCCTGACGAAAAACCTTTTTACGAATGAAAATCTGAAGTATACATTCGGGTACCAGGTAGGCGTTGACCTGCAGCTGGGAAATAAATTTTATGTCCAGCCGGGAGTCCAATTCGAGTTCCTCAAAAACTCAAATATAACCGGCCCGGTTTCTTCACTGCAGGATTTCGACCTGAAACGCACTTACTTCAGGATTCCCCTGATGATCGGGTATAATTTCAGTGGAATGGACAGTCCTCTTGGTTTACGCGTGTTTACCGGGCCAAACGCTGCTTTTAAACTCGGCGGCAAGGTAGGTGATAACGGGGTTGTCGGTGAAGTTGACCTGGTTGACAATATGCGCAGCATGATCTGGGGATGGAATGTCGGAGTGGGAATTGACGTGATCCGATATGTATTCGTTGACGCAGGATATGAGTTTGGATTATCCGAAGTATTTGACGATCAGCCGGACCTCAATTCAGGGATCAGGAACAATTTGTTTTATGTGAACGCAGGGTTGAGGTTTGTTTTTTAGGTTTATTACAGGCTATTAGCAGTTTTTAGGCTATCAGGCTATTAGCAAGAAAGTCTGTTAGTCTGTAGTCTGTTAGTCTATTAGTAAATCCGGTGTACAGGCAGATTGCTTCCCCAGATCGCAATGATGGGTTTTTACTAACAGACTAACAGTCTAATAGACTAACAGCCTAATATTCCCCCTTAATCACAAAAAACGATCCCCGGATTGTGCCGGCCAGCTTGGATTTCTGGGTGGCAAATTTGAATTTGCCTTCCAGTTCTTTGGGGATTTGCATTCCTTCAGAAAGCTTAAAGCCAACGGCTCTTTTCTTAGGATCGTCAAGGGTATACAGGACATTCACCGATAGCCCGTCTTCGTAAAAAACATAGGTCCATTTAATATTTTCAACCTGGAATTGCGAGGTTTCAAGGGGTCTTGCCGAAAAAACAATACCCCGTTCTTTCTTCAGGATATTATTTACATAATCAAGTGTTTCTTCACTTTGGCTGGCAGGAACCACTTTAAATTCGTGGTTATACTTGTTTTTAAAATAACGGGCTTCATTGGCACGCAGGCCGGCCAGTGCTTCAGCAACAGGTGAAGTTTCCAGTTCAACTGTGGATACCTTTTCAAAATCAACGGTGTAGGACATTTTACCCTCCAATTTAAACTCATTATTTCATGATAACAAAGAAGTATTTTGATTGTTTGAAGACAATATCAGGCTGTTAGGCTATTAAGCTATTAGGGTACGCGGTGATAACTATCTCGTCCGGTTCCTAAATAAGCCCATTTATAAAAAGCTCTAATATTGCAACAACTGCTGAAATAGAACCTACCGTAAGGATAATGGAGGGGGCACGTTTGTATTTAATCGCCTGGATTTCCGCAACCTGGTTAATAGGCACTGATTGAATTTCTAATTGACTATAATAGAGCAGGGAATCGGTTGTACTACTGACTTTATAAACTTTTCCGTCTTTGTTGAATTTAGTCACTTTGTCTTTATTCATAATTGTTTCATCCACCTGGTCTTTAGAAATCGATTTCTCAGCCATAATTTTTGCAATAACAGCTGTGTCATTTAATACACCCGGAAACTTACGGGAATACTTCACTGCAACACCGTTTGTTTTCGTAACCTCCATTACCCAAACCGATTTCTTACCTGAGTAGTTTTTGAAATCCTGAGGTGTGGTTAACATTAGTGGAGAATAACAGGCGCTCTGCAAAAAAAGAACTCCTACCAGCATCATGCTGTTTGTGATAATTTTTTTCATTTTTTCGTTAAAAGGTAATACATTTTGTGAGGTTTGTCAAGTAATTCCTTTCCAACCCACTCAGTATTAAACCGTAAAGGGTATGGCTTGCTTACCTTTTCAACCTCATCACTGTCAATGACATTGCCGGAGCGGAATAGGTGAATGATTTGCCGGGCCTAATCGTTGAAGTAACCGGAACAATATGTCGGGGATTTTCAAATGTGTTCTCCGCATCGGCATCACCTGACAGTACAGTCTGATCTGCTTCTGAGGAAATTTCTCCCAATTTTTTCAGGTTAACTTTAAAAACTTTCCGTTCACTGCCTGCATTTACCAATTTCAGAATAATATCACCGGTCCTACTGTCTTTAACACAGGAGTATGCCACCAGGGTGTCTTTTTCATCTTTCTGTATCACGTTGTCATAATACAGGTCGCCTCTATTCTCACAGAACAGCTTCTGAACATAATAATTTACCGATGGACATATCCTGACATTATCAAAATAAATCATATCGGTATTCCACTGTGTAAATCCTTTTTTCGACAGTAAGGGAGCATAGGACGCCATCCTCACCACATCACCGTTGCGCTCGAGCGATGTCATGTAAGCAGCCTCTGCAATGGCATTCCGCATTTTGTTACCCCATGATGCATATTCACCCAGGTAAACCTGGCCTGCTGAAGCGGAATATTTATCATATCGCTGTTGGTTGGCCAACAGCCATGCGGGATCTACATAATAATGCTCATCCACAACCTGCACTTTCAGATCCCTGGCAAATGCCCATCCCTTATCAAAATCCTCACCGCTGTGAAAGGGACCCGCCGTTCCGATTATTGTAATTTCAGGATGTTTTGCCTTTACGGCATCATAGATCATTTTGAACCGTTCTTTGAATTCCAGTGTGATCTTGTCCTCATTGCCGATGCCGATATACTGCAAGTTGAAAGGTTCCGGATGGCCTGCGGCTGCCCGTTTGGCGCCCCATTCGGAATTTACGGAACCATTGGCCCATTCCACCAGGTCGAGCACTTCCTGAATATAGTCCTGCATCTGGTCCATCGGGATGGCCTGCTGACCGGTTCCCCCGATGCGCCATGTACCGCCTGAATTCTGGCAACTTACTGCAGCCGGCAAAACCGGCAGGGGTTTGGCGCCGATATCTTCGCAGAATTGAAAATATTCAAAATACCCCAGCCCTGCTGTCTGGTTATACCCCCAGATGTTGCGCTGTTCCTTGCGCTCTTCAAGTGGTCCAATTGTATTCTTCCAGCGGTACATATTTCCTAAACCATCTCCATGGGTAAGGCACCCTCCGGGAAAGCGAATAAACGCCGGTTTCATGTCGGCCAGCAATTGCGCCAGGTCGGGACGCATTCCATTAGGCCTGTTTTTAAAAGTATTTCCCGGGAATAATGAAATGACATCAAGGGCCAGCTTGCCTTTTGTAGTGGCAAGAATTACAAGGGTTGCGCTATCACAGCTTTCTGAAGGGATCAGGGTTGCTGTGTATTTCTGCCAATCACCTGATGAAGTAGAAAAGGTTTGTTCGGCCAGGATGGTTCCTTTGGGTGTCTGCAGGCTTGCTGAAACCGCAACAGGATCAGCCGACATCTGACGGATGAACAATGAGAGATTATATCGGTCACCTTTTTTAACTACTATGCCATCAAAGCCGTAGTTTTTAATTCCCACTCCCGATTGGCCTTTGTTTTGACTGTAATTTCCTACAAACTCAACATCAAGCACCACATAATGAGGATTGTTTATGTGGAGAGGGGAAGCGGTTTCGACGCTGATCTTTCCGTATGAAAAGCCAGGTGTCAAATATTCCCAGTAGGAAAGAGGACTCCACTCCCTTCGTTCGGCAGGATTGTATTCAAACGAGCGGTTCTGAACCAGCTCAGCGTATAAACCGCCATCCGCTGCATAGTTTATATCCTCAAAAAACAACCCGAACAAATCGGGACTTATGGATTTGCCGTTTCGCTGGGC is a window encoding:
- a CDS encoding PKD domain-containing protein encodes the protein MSIRNYCCRILPLVFLVVQNQFIIAQNFASKWVFNEFTINFEKDSAFVERNNLADYRSNGYASICDADGNLILYSNGINVWNRNNELIENGDSLLNPDYLGTSLRASLIIPAPGNADRYFIFNMNPYNGNEFAGLYFSEADMSANEGNGKILRKGIRLIDSTGNQITALYHANRHDVWVITHRIQSNSYYAFLITDDGVSEKPVVSTLGKIHDSSFEGQLKGSPDGRKVAVSYNTWRQGEGFDLFDFNNETGKLSNAMSFLLPYQGCHGIEFSPDAVKLYAYESGSIGTLYQFKVYPDNYDSILASRKVVLMNHITSLEYMQLGPDGVIYITKGGGGYDGTMYLGTISKPNEDSAHCEAVELGLYLEGADAITDLFPHYIQNYFFKTNYSVHGSCPGENISYIISNTIGIDSVDWDFGDHTSGKMLNPVHKYSNPGNYNTRLIVYYPEKTDTLYKPVVIHELPVVSLGNDTAVCSGHLFTLRGKYSNITWHDGSHLKYFQAKNTGIYSVQVSNSFGCIQSDSINVFVNPSPVVNLGKDTTICSNSVIRLNAGQNNAGNDRLWHNGSKEMSFLVTGEGKFWLQVTNEYNCITKDEINIATKPAPEVNLGNDTTLTGFDYLSLDAGFFGHTTTYLWNDNSTFRYKYINGSSSLPGTYKVFVRVTNADHCTGTDTVKYTVLQDIKCYNDCLGRETVFLLGSPGIADSVFWDFGDGNSSGQVTAKHTYAEAGEYYISSIIYSGSGTDTVSKPVRIIPFPEVNLGEDISIIPNSILTLDAGAYDTPVSYYWDNYSTDQYRNIFGNDITPGTHMYFVRVISKISNCSSSDTIRVTLDVGTKINPMQNAVLIKEYPNPVENVFFIENPLMSHLKVIIYDISGNTMGQWQLVKGNNQINVEYFKPGIYFLHFPDQNMRDIKIIKYSVQ
- a CDS encoding methyl-accepting chemotaxis protein — encoded protein: MNKIILQTLITFGLGIPVSVILLNFMFRKSLLYKIMSLWVTNIFVVIANTKMTDAFPDSYPQYLSLPTGALITIFLAYQIYRLIKKPFDRSIANVESLAEGNLQIAISKSMENRNDELGKLARSIRMLSENLNGIIQGLQNSSNEISTLGQQLNSTSQMLASGASQQAVSLEEISASMEEMAVNIENSSVNAAQTEKIAENANENVKRGNDSALVALKAMNDVVEKIRIINDIASQTNLLSLNAAVEAARAGEHGRGFAVVAAEVRRLATLSKEAADKIEVVSRNGVRISEEASDQLIEVIPLMEKTTGLIKEIATASAEQNVGTGQINHALQELNNLTQKNAKSAEEMASGAGILAEQAETLTKLMKHFRTAKAVSL
- a CDS encoding porin family protein — its product is MKSTILKSGFLLLFIMACAGISAQYAIRPYVGMNNSTLTKNLFTNENLKYTFGYQVGVDLQLGNKFYVQPGVQFEFLKNSNITGPVSSLQDFDLKRTYFRIPLMIGYNFSGMDSPLGLRVFTGPNAAFKLGGKVGDNGVVGEVDLVDNMRSMIWGWNVGVGIDVIRYVFVDAGYEFGLSEVFDDQPDLNSGIRNNLFYVNAGLRFVF
- a CDS encoding ELWxxDGT repeat protein translates to MKKSLLILAIILLPALTTNGQNPIRHFISVGEMAAIGDILYFSADDGTNGSELWRTDGSPEGTYMLRDINQGFYGSNPARLFVYKNELYFSADDGIHGQELWKSDGTAEGTKMFENFRPEGYSNDKGSNPGNFIAFKGMLFFTAADTLYGSNLWKTDGTIENTNRVAISDYISLSNLTATSDKLFFIKNRGPVELWQTDGTKEGTEIVQVDDYYTVKPVATCNNKLYLVTNTTYNETIRFYVLNPGDTEFTLLKVFSGSSQQIGNFTTVGNDLYFSIRVESPSDNYKNQLWKTDGTEEGTILVKSFNWIYYSYESDIGSFISYQGNLFFNGGETTGYSLWKSDGTSVGTKMVSDVSVQNRSRMVVSDSLLFFSHENELWYSDGTSTGTRLFADVGASYEGIKNFRNAGSLLYFYTAPENYNYVLWNTLRKPDIHVEIGWSEISSGSTVDFGDRHVDISDSRNLIISNRGLNELFISEVNLSGKSFFTNAIPCMIEAGKSKSFQLVYIPESEGPKSEVLRISSNDNNESTISVNLKGNALAAESTDLTSVSSLNFSYTHDLPVQDTLELSSDEISELSDPGTTVGLFTVKDDQEDYTFSLVSGLGDEDNNKFVISDNKLITRSRLDFETQSTHVIRVHAESNSGHAIEKYFTIRIKNEPKNILGCGKDFYSLSYGLNKIVLKDNQEIFAVGEEGIIIRSGDNGTTWQLVKSGIKQSINEIQFVSNDVGYILSQNIMLKTENGGTTWFPIPSYPAAKMQFISASTGFIADKNGNVYRTDDGGHHWIKIRQGYSDDLYSLFFLNEQKGYIIGRYNYLATTSDGGKTWTNINMDDFQFSWFTDITFTDENHGFLVCEDGRILVSIDGGVTWTSGPRVSTDYAENIVFTDQNTGYISGGWTWGNVYKTIDGGKTWKGVLTTPGSPSGIGISSDGNNIYIAGHTSGYGSTAESGHFIWQSSDAGENWNKISELNGVCDFYSTRFFKNGTGYLFGGYYNGRGIAYKTIDNGITWKELSLNAAYNIRNCYYVSHDSIIAIADSVYFTYDGGLSWNSKSYMDYSWSYSFVNFDTVYATSYQEALKSIDGGSHWQTIRSNDEWYYYCYFRNSSQGVLVGFDFIVTTNDGGKTWNKYDHNLSRVFKGVCYIGKDTILLGGDDGIILKSTDGGINWRKIYTIIPVDIVSIHFTGSDTGYALGSNGGGWTNLYQTSDAGETWHQMPTISSDLQGMVISENSEIYVFGERGSFYRYRNQLPPVEAGYINLPDGYCPGQTIRLTSPAIYNTQFNWNIQGNCTYTYSNGEALVKTDSAGLITVTLTPYNGCGSGISRQESIVPVEPEESVLIGKDSVTQGETGVVYMPDIEKVRNLWHIEGSRYVEVLVPGQVNVDWGNPGKGLVQLVQTDEKGCRTKTEKAVVIAAGTATSTDHTPGCTLKVYPNPATDKLFVLFSGQVEDCRLEIFNSAGMVCLKKTINGSDALIDISTFPRGVYTLVTTIQSKSATTKIIVY
- a CDS encoding LLM class flavin-dependent oxidoreductase gives rise to the protein MKKIGFLSFGHWANRPGYNVRTASDALLQSIDLAVACEEMGLDGAYFRVHHYAAQLGSPFPLLSAIGARTKKIEIGTAVIDMRYENPFYMIEDAGAADLISGGRLQLGISRGSPEQVIDGWRYFGYEPADGETDAEMARDKALLFLDKLSGIGFAEPNPRPMFPNPPGLLRLEPHSEGLRDRIWWGAASNATAVWAAENGMNLQSSTLKFDESGKPFHIQQAEQIRLYKEAWKKAGHKREPRVSVSRSVFALVNDQDRYYFGQEAERNDQIGFIEPGKRAIFGRSYAAEPDELIKDLAEDEAIKEADTLLLTIPNTLGVEYNIHVLSSILKFVAPELGWR